One Dama dama isolate Ldn47 chromosome 18, ASM3311817v1, whole genome shotgun sequence DNA window includes the following coding sequences:
- the LOC133073093 gene encoding olfactory receptor 2F1-like — protein MGRDNLTWVSEFVLLGLSGDRQTQAGLFVLFGAAYLLTSLGNGLILVLIRLDSRLQLPMYFFLGNLSVVDICYTSSGVPQMLAHFLLEKKTISSARCGAQHFSLALGGTEFLLLAAMAYDRYVAVCDPLRYAAVMGLRLCAGLAAVSWLVGPANAAVETAVTVRLPTCGRHVNHVACETLALVRLACVDVTLNQAVIVASSVVVLLAPCCLVALSYARIVAAVLRIRSSRGRRKAFGTCASHLTVVSMSYGMALVTYMQPRSTASAEHDKVVALFYAVVTPMLNPLIYSLRNTEIKAALTRILTRSSQSKR, from the coding sequence ATGGGGAGGGACAACCTGACCTGGGTCAGTGAGTTTGTCCTACTGGGCCTCTCCGGGGACAGGCAGACCCAGGCTGGCCTGTTTGTCCTGTTTGGGGCCGCCTATCTGCTGACCTCGCTGGGCAACGGGCTCATCCTCGTCCTGATCCGGCTGGACTCCCGCCTCCAGCtgcccatgtacttcttcctgggcAACCTCTCCGTAGTGGACATCTGCTACACCTCCAGCGGGGTTCCCCAGATGCTGGCGCACTTCCTCCTGGAGAAGAAGACCATCTCCTCCGCCCGATGTGGTGCCCAGCACTTCTCGCTGGCCCTGGGGGGCACCGAGTTCTTGCTTCTGGCCGCCATGGCCTATGATCGCTACGTGGCCGTCTGCGATCCCCTGCGCTACGCGGCCGTCATGGGGTTGCGGCTCTGCGCAGGGCTGGCCGCCGTCTCCTGGCTCGTGGGCCCGGCGAACGCGGCTGTGGAGACCGCGGTCACCGTGCGGCTGCCCACCTGTGGGCGCCACGTGAACCACGTGGCCTGTGAGACGCTGGCGCTCGTCAGGTTGGCCTGCGTGGACGTCACCCTCAACCAGGCCGTCATAGTGGCGTCCAGCGTGGTGGTGCTTCTGGCGCCCTGCTGCCTGGTCGCGCTGTCCTACGCCCGCATCGTGGCCGCCGTCCTGCGGATCCGCTCCAGCAGGGGGCGCCGCAAAGCCTTCGGGACCTGCGCCTCGCACCTCACCGTGGTCTCCATGTCTTACGGCATGGCCCTGGTTACCTACATGCAGCCCCGCTCCACCGCCTCTGCCGAGCACGACAAGGTGGTGGCGCTCTTCTACGCGGTGGTGACCCCTATGTTGAATCCGCTCATCTACAGTCTGAGGAACACGGAGATAAAGGCCGCTCTCACTCGGATTCTGACGAGGAGCTCTCAATCAAAACGG